A single region of the Salvia splendens isolate huo1 chromosome 18, SspV2, whole genome shotgun sequence genome encodes:
- the LOC121776398 gene encoding general transcription and DNA repair factor IIH subunit TFB2-like produces the protein MPQVRIVARNFMDMVASLPPVKLDKLYENSFICEAILRSLPPLAKKYVLQLLYIEGPVSAKWLEEWVLADGASKHKVAIDRLIQLRVLTETVERKKEATYLFNPPFQRNLQKHILRGGVSPREPMPSNVTVRLPSTEELDAYAVEQWELFLLHLINSTEVERSMNISSSMMKVFQHGLLSQKDDKEPSRLTESGFQFLLMDTNAQLWYIIREYITNCEEQGVDTADLISFLLELSFHVMGKAYNLNTLSDIQRTIVKDLVDLGLVKLQQGRKESWFIPTKLATNLSISLADTATRKQGFVVVETNFRLYAYSTSKLHCEILRLFARIEYQLPNLIVGAINKESLYKAFLNGITAEQIVSFLQQNAHPRVAEKIPTVPENVTDQIRLWEADLNRVEMTPAHLYDEFPSRDVFEAACDFAREYGGLLWENSKKMRLVVKGEIFTQMKEFLRRQKQ, from the exons ATCTTTGCCTCCACTAGCAAAAAAGTATGTGCTGCAGCTTCTGTATATAGAGGGACCAGTATCAGCAAAGTGGCTGGAGGAATGGGTTCTTGCTGACGGTGCCTCGAAGCATAAAGTAGCTATAGACAGGCTGATTCAGCTGAGAGTCCTGACTGAAACTGTTGAACG GAAGAAAGAAGCTACTTACCTATTTAATCCGCCATTTCAGCGGAATCTCCAGAAGCACATACTGCGTGG TGGAGTTTCACCTAGGGAACCGATGCCGTCAAACGTCACAGTGAGGCTTCCTAGTACGGAGGAATTAGATGCCTATGCTGTCGAACAGTGGGAG TTGTTTTTGCTGCACCTAATAAACTCCACCGAAGTGGAAAGGTCGATGAACATAAGCTCCTCGATGATGAAAGTCTTCCAGCATGGTCTTCTCAGTCAAAA AGATGATAAGGAACCTTCAAGATTGACGGAGAGTGGCTTCCAGTTTCTG CTGATGGACACAAATGCACAACTTTGGTACATAATTAGAGAATATATAACTAACTGTGAG GAACAAGGTGTGGATACAGCTGACCTTATATCATTTCTGTTGGAGCTCAGCTTTCATGTTATGGGAAAG GCATATAACCTAAACACGTTGTCAGATATACAGAGGACCATAGTAAAGGATCTTGTTGATTTGGGATTGGTAAAGCTCCAGCAG GGCAGGAAGGAGAGTTGGTTTATTCCTACTAAACTAGCTACCAATCTCTCCATTAGCCTAGCGGATACGGCAACCAGAAAACAG GGCTTTGTTGTTGTGGAAACGAACTTTCGGCTATACGCATATTCAACATCTAAATTGCATTGTGAGATCTTGCGCTTGTTTGCAAG GATCGAATACCAGCTACCTAACCTTATTGTTGGCGCTATCAACAAAGAGAGCTTGTATAAAGCATTTCTAAATGGCATTACAGCGGAGCAG ATAGTGTCGTTTCTTCAGCAGAATGCTCATCCTCGAGTTGCGGAGAAGATACCTACTGTGCCCGAAAACGTCACCGATCAG ATTAGGTTGTGGGAAGCAGATTTGAATAGAGTGGAGATGACTCCTGCGCATCTTTATGATGAATTCCCATCAAGG GATGTCTTCGAAGCCGCCTGCGACTTTGCACGAGAATACGGGGGCTTACTGTGGGAGAACTCGAAGAAGATGCGGCTCGTTGTCAAGGGAGAAATCTTCACGCAGATGAAAGAATTCCTGCGCCGGCAGAAGCAATAG